TTATCGAGGAGTGCGGGTAGAAGTAATTAGTTTGCGCGCCATGACTAGCGATTCTTTAATTAATGTAGCAGATCGCTATATCGATTTAGAAAGTGTCAAAGAAGACATTCAAAAAACCCCGCGATCGCATTATACCTATCGCCCACTTTCCGAATATGGCTATATAGAAGAAGTTCAACCAAATCATTAATCAAGTAGAGACGTAGCACTGCTACGTCTCTACAGAGGTGATAATGGGAACGATCGCTAATCTTCACCAGTCATAATGGAGATGCATCGTTTCCTTTTGTATAGATAAGCTACTGTGCAGTTAAATTGTATATTTGTTTTCCCTTCTATGTGCTGCGCGCAGGCTAAGTCAACCTTCTTCCTTATACTAAGTGCGATCGCTGTCGGTTGTAGCAGTCCTAATCCTACTCCAGTTCCTGTTACCCCAACTCCTACCCCAGAACCCAAACTAGAAGGGAATATCTCACTTAAAAAACTAGTTTTGGAACAAACTGATGAGAAAGGACTTCCTTTATGGAAAATAAAAGCTCAGACAGCTAATTACAGTCAAGATCGCCAAAAAGCATTGGTCAACATCCCTGAAGGTACTTTATTTCAAGATGGCAAACTAGTTTTAGAAGTCAGCGCCAAAGAGGGAGAAATCTGGGAAGATGGCAAGCAGGTATTCTTAAAAGGGGATATAGTAGCTACAGATCCTCGTAATGGCGCAGTTTTGCGTGGTCAAGAACTAGAATGGCGACCTAAAGAGGATTTGCTCATTGTGCGTAATAACGTCACCGGAACCCATCCCCAAATCCAAGCTAAAGCTAAAAGTGGGCGATATTTAACTCGAACTCAGAAATTGGAGTTAACAGGGGATATTATTGCCACATCTAAAGATCCGAGTTTACAACTAAAAACCCAACATTTGATCTGGCAAATTCCCAACCAATTGGTTACAGCAGATAAACCTTTAGAAGTTCAACGTTACCAGCAAAACCAATTTAGCGATCGCATTGTGGGTAATAGTGGGGTAGTAAATTTAAAAACCAAAACCGCTACCCTCAAGCAAAATGTCCAATTAGTATCAATCGATCCACCCATTCAAATTAACGGTAATTCCGCTAATTGGAACTTAAATACCCAAAAAGTCACCAGCGATCTACCCCTGAAAATTTGGCATCGTCAAGAACAGGTTTTAGTCACAGCGAATCGCGGTGAAGTCAACTTGCAGCAAAAAACGGCTGTACTAACTGGTAAAGCCGTAGCTATCGCCAATCGCAACCAAGCTAGACTCTCAACTAATCAGATTGAGTGGAACATTGCGACTCAGCTTCTGAAGACAAATAGTCAAGTTATCTATCAACAATCTAATCCCCCTTTAAAACTTACAGGTTCATCGGGAGTCGGAAAGCTACAAGATCAAACCTTTGTCGTTTCTGGGGGTAATAATCAAAGGGTAGTCACCGAAATTATTCCCTAATTTCCTATTTTATGCATATAACAACTGATTCCTAATTTCATCAGCCGTTAAAGCACTTACCTCCATTTTACTAATATATTTATATATTTAGGCTGTTACGTCTTCTGAATCCTGCCATAAAGGGTATCTCGCTGGCGATAGGGGCGATTTAAAGAGGTTATCGCTTGTTGCAGATCGGGTACTTCCATACAAGTTCCGCCTTGCGCTCCTGCCATTGTAGTAATGTGTTCTTCCATCAACGTACCGCCGATGTCGTTACACCCCCATTTTAAAGCTTCGGTAGCTCCAGCTAAACCGATTTTTACCCAGCTAGGTTGGTGATTGACGATCCAATTGCCCAAAAATATCCGAGATACAGCATTTAAGAGCAATGTATCTGATAAAATAGGCTGATCTCGACCAACTCGGTTGCGAAGGGGTTTGGGAGCTTCTTGACCGACAAAGGGAAGTAAAATGAATTCAGTAATATGGGCTGAATAACCGCTATTGAGAGATTTTTGTTGGAGCGATCGCAGTTTCTCTAAATGTATTATCTGTTCTTCAGCAGTCTCGATCTGTCCGCACAGCATGGTGCTAGTGGTGGGAACCCCCAAACGGTGCGCGGTTGCGACTATTTCTAACCAGGTAGCTGTATCGATTTTTTCGGGACAAATTATCTTTCTGACTCGATCTACTAAGACTTCGGCGGCGGTTCCTGGCATGGAACCCACACCAGCATCTCGTAAACTAGTAATGACTTCTGCATAACTAATACTGTCTTCTCTGGCAATAAACTGGACTTCTTGGGGTGAAAAGGCGTGTAAATGTAGTTTAGGGAAGGCTGTTTTTAAGCTTTCCATTAAATGCAGGTAATAAGACAGAGATTTTCCCTTAATTTTGGCTTTTAAGTTCAATCCGCCTTGCATACAAATTTCAGTTGCACCGCGCTGGACACCATCGGTTGCTTTTTCCAATATTTGACTAATATCAAGCCAATATGCCCCATCTTCATCCGCATCTCTCCGAAAGGCACAAAAGCTACAATGTTGTTCGCAAATATTAGTAAAGTTGATATTGCGATTGATGACATAAGTCACTACGTTCCCGACTTGTTTTTCTCGGAGATAGTCTGCGGTTTGCCTAATTTTGGCGATCGCTTCGGGATCGGTTTGTTGTAATAACACTAATCCTTCCGCACCAGATAAGTCATTTCCCTCACCAGCGCGATCGAGAATTGCTTCGACAGTTAAGCGATGCGATGCCAACATGGTTTAAAGTTTGAATCGATTATGTTAATTTTGGCACTTTATGAGAGTAAGGAAGAGGGAAGAAGGAAGAAGGAAGAAGGGAATAGGAAATAGATTGCTATGAGAGTAAGGAAAAAGAAAGAAGGAAGAGAGAAGAAGGGAGTAGAAAATAGATTACGAGGGTTGGGTGGGTTTTAATCGTTAATCGGCATAGATCTCGGACAAATCAGTACTTATATATAACTGTAAATTTGGAGCTAACATTGCGTTATTTCTCAACTCATAAAATATTACAGCCTCACTGGTGGTTAATTCTGTGGGTAGTGATTGGTGCTAGCTGTCGCTTCTGGAATCTGACAGCAAAACCCGTGTGGATCGATGAATTTGCCACTATGGTATTTAGTTTAGGTCATAGATTTACGCAAGTACCAATTAATCGCGTTATTTCTCTAGATGAGTTAATCGCGCCTTTAAAGATTGCACCAGTTGCTAGTAGCTGGGATGTAGCGCAGGTAGTAGTTACAGATGATTTACACCCGCCGATCTATTTTGTGTTGGCTAATTGGTGGTTGCATTTGTTTCCTGCAACACCAGATGGTTACCTGTCTGTATGGGTGGCGCGATCGCTTCCTGCTATTTTTGGAGTAATCTCGATTTTAGGAATGTATTTGCTGGGAAAAGTTGCCTTTAAATCGGAATTAGTGGCACAATTGGCGGCTGCATTCATCGCAGTTTCTCCTTATGGCATATTTATCGCTCAAGAAGCACGTCACTACACCTTGGGAGTTTTGTTGATTATTGCTTCCTTAATATGTTTAGCGATCGCTCTGCATCACCTTTCCAACTCTACTTCTATCCCGATTTGGTGGGTTTTAAGATGGATAGTTATCAATATTTTAGCTTTATTCACTCACTACTTTGCTTCTATTAGTCTAGCGGCTCAAGGGTTGGTTTTACTGTGGTTATTGGTCAGGCAATGGCTATATTTGGGAGCCATTCCCCCATTCAATCGCCAGTATTGGTTCAGAATTATTTTAGTAGCCTTGGGAACTGGTACTGGAGTAATTGGCTGGATCAAGGTTTGGGTACAGAATTACGACAGTCAACTTTCTGCTTGGATTAAGGGAAACCCACCCTTTGTTTTATGGTTAATTAATCCGATTGTGCAACTGGCGGCGAGTATCATCACAATGCTGTGCTTGTTACCTGTAGAAGCGCCGCAATTATGGATAATTATCGCTTCAGGGTTGGTAATGCTCCTGTTTTTACTGTGGATATTGCCTTTACTGAATCGGGGATTAAAATACCAATGGAAAGAAGCGACAACAGGATTAATTGCTCAAGCTTTTACGGGGTTTGTCGGGTGTGCGATCGCTCTTTTTTGGCTAGTCACCTACGTTTTGGGTTATGACATTACTAGGGGTGCAAGATATAGTTTTGCTTACTTTCCAGGAGTAATTTTGCTAATTGCTATTAGTTTAGCTGGGGTATGGCGACTTAATCTCACTCAAACTCGGTTTATCAAGCAAAAATGGCAGTTACCCATTAATAGCAGACAAGCGATCGTGATCGTCTGGATAATGGGATTACTCGGTGCTATGACAGTTAGCAATAATTTAGGATATCGCAAATATTATCAACCAGAATTATTCATTCCCCAACTCCAGACATCTACTAGTTCCCAAATTCTTATCGCTACTACTCATAACACCTTAATTCAAACTGGAGAAATGATGGGAATCGCTTGGGAATGGCGACGCACCAAAGGGGTTAGCCAACCTCCACAGTTTTTGTTGGCGCACCAAGACACTAAAGAGTGTGTCAGCTACGATTGCGAGGCGACTAAGCTTTTACAAGCTACTGTAGCCAAAATACCCAAACCCCTAGATTTGTGGTTAGTCAACTTCAACTCACCCAAAGTCTTAGATGAGCAAAAATGCATTAATGTCAGCCAAGGGGGTTTTTATGGCTATGGATACGAGCATTTCCAATGTGGAACTGCCCAAAAATCATAAGCTAAAACGCATCTAATATTGATATTTAAATTGATTCAAACTCTTGTGGGGCGGGCATCTTGCCCGCTTCACAAGGACAGCCCAGAGGGTTATCCCACAAGACTTCACGCTCCGATAAAATAAAAGGACAGGTCTTGGGAAATCTGGCTATGACTACTACAGTTAAAAAACTCTCTTTTACAGAATTTCTCGAAGAGTACCCAGATGGCTGCGGCATTTACGAACTGGTAGATGGAGAAATTGTTCAGGTGGAAGCAACTAGAGCGCACAAGAATGTGGCAAGATTTTTGCTGTTTGCCTTTAATGATGAAATTAGGCGTTTAGAACTAGACTATATCGTTGACAAAGATGTAGTTATTAAAACTATGACTGCTGAGGGGAAAGAACGAGGCAGAAACCCAGATGTCAGCGTCGTCAGTGCTTCTTTATGGAATGCTAATGCCTTAGCCTATGGAGCCATTTTAGAACCTTTGCAGCTAGCTGTAGAAGTTGTTTCCACCAACTGGGAAGATGACTACATAGATAAACTAGATGAGTACCAACGTTTGGGTATTTCTGAGTATTGGATTGTAGATTATCTAGCTATTGCTAGTCGCAGCTATCTTGGTTATCCTAAAGTCCCAACAATTTCTATTTACCAGTTACAGGGAAATCAATATCAAGTACAACGTTATATAGGCAGCGATCGCATTATGTCTCCTACTTTCCCAGATTTAGCATTAACTGTCGAGCAAATTATCAACAGCAGTCAGATCCAGAAGCTTTAATTTTGATCGCGATCGCCAAACTAAGTTAAAAAGCCTTTAATTTGTCTATTAAACTTTACTAAAACTCTTGTGGGGCGGGCTTCTAGCCTGCCCAAATTATACAATTTAAATGCAGAACAGCTTATACCAATTACCTTAGAGATGCGACAATTCTGGGTAGGGGCGCAACGCCTTCACTAGCGTCAACTTAAGGATCAAATAATTGCTGCACCCTGGTTTTGAGCTATAACCGCCAGGGGTTGAAAACCCCTGTCTCATAGCCAAAGTCCTCTAAAGAGGACTCTAAGAAATATTTTCAGTCCACTGAAGTGGACTTGAGCTATTAGCCGTGAACTTGAGTTCACGGCGGGGTAAAGCTTTCACGTTAAGTTGACACCAATGAACGCCTTGCGCCCCTACAGAGAATTCATACGTAGCAGAAATTTAGTGATTTGGTATTACTAAGATAAAATCATTTAATCTACATTATTTTACTAACTCCAAACAAAAAACCCGCACTAGGCGGGTTTCTCATGTTTATCTATCTCATACTACTAGTTAAATCTTCAAACTAGAAAGTAAAGGTAGTTCTCAAAGTACCGATGATAGCACTGTCATTGTTGCTATTTTGAGCAGGATTGCTCAACCAAATCACACCAGGGGTGATTGAGATGTTATCGGTGAGTTGGTATTTGTAGAAGGCTTCTACGTGGTAGGCGTTGTCACGAGGACCAAAATTAGTTTGGTTTCCACCGACTTTTAAGCCTCTTAGAGTAGGTTCAACACCAGCAAATACACCCAAGACGTTACCTTGCTTACCAAAGTTAGGTAGAGCTACACCTACGCCATAGCTCCAGATGTCTCCTTTGACTTCAGTCCCAGCCACATCTCCCTTTGCATCTGTCTTCATGACAAAGCCACTGAAAGACAAGCTGCTAGATGGACGGAAGGAGGCAGTTAAGCCATAAGAATTGGTATTGAAGTCGGAACCGAATGGAATTCCTCCACGGTTAGCTTGAGCAGTACCTACAACTCCTCTACCACCGCCTAAGTCGTAGATTTCACCATCAACGTGACGACCACGGACATAGGTTAAACCTAAACCGAACCTGTCGTTCAAGTTAAAGTCTGCTTGAGCCAACGCAGCGTATTCACCGTTAAACAAACCATTATTGTTATTCAGGGTGTTAGTTGGATTATTAGCATTTTCTCCTAAATAACCCAAGCTGATACCAGCAGGACCTAGATTAAACTTGACTGCTGCACCAGCACCACCACCAATCCGGTAGATTGGGCTTTCGCTAGCGAAGTTGGACAGGGCACCATTACCACCGTCGTAGTCTTCAAAGTAGGGGTTGTTAGTGTTGGTATAATCGCTGTGAATACCACCAGTAGCTGCTATGTAGAACTTAACATTGTCATTTAGCTGACCGTAGTACGCTAACCAATCAAGTTTGATGTCGTTGTTTTCACCAGGGCTTAATTCAAAGGTTTGACCACCTTCACGAGTATCTATTCCATAGTAACTTCCGATTGGGTTGGCTAAGTTGCCAGCCGCTAAGCGGGTGTGCAACACATCCTTACCAGTGAAGCTAGTCCGTAAGTCTAAGCGAACTCTGTCCCCAAAGATACCAGGAGTAGCCTTGTTATCCAAAGTATCGGTGTAAGCAAAGATTGCTTCCCCAGCTAACTTGGTGGTGGTAGAGAACTGGTGTTCTTCTAAGAAGGTGACTCTACCTTCTAAGTTATCTACACGGCTACCGAGGGTAGCTAGTTCGGTGCGGAATTCTTCAACTAAACGTTGTAGAGCTTCAAAATCGTCTTTGGTGACGTAGTTTTGACCCTTGGCTTCGATTAAAGCTTCAATTTGACGCAAGCAAGCATTTAAACCAGCAGCGAACTCGTAACGAGACAGGGCGCGTTTACCACGGTAGGTTCCATCGGGGTAACCTTGCAAGCAACCATATTTCTCAACTACCCGAGATAAAGCTTCATAAGCCCAGTCGGTAGATTGAACGTCGCTAAATTGAGAGACGTTGGTAACTTGAGCCTCTGTATTCCCATTACCTTCGTTGCTGTAGCGCAACATTTGGTCAAGGTTTTGGGTGTTGGTTGGCGCTGGCTGTTGCTCGTTGCTAGGTGTCCCAAATGGGTTAGACTGAGCAATCTGATTTTCTGATGCTTGGACTGCTGGAATTTCTTCTACTGGTTGAGCAGCAAATGCGCTGCTAGTTCCTAATAGACTGACGGCTACCAAAGTTGGACTTAGTAGCAATGATTTCCATAATACCTTAGACATCTTTCTCACTCTCCTCACACTCACTTTAGAAAGGTCTATCTTCTATATATTAGATCGGTTACCGAATTTGTAACCATATTTTGGGATTAAATTTTCTAAAACTTCTAGTAATTT
The window above is part of the Merismopedia glauca CCAP 1448/3 genome. Proteins encoded here:
- a CDS encoding Uma2 family endonuclease, with the translated sequence MTTTVKKLSFTEFLEEYPDGCGIYELVDGEIVQVEATRAHKNVARFLLFAFNDEIRRLELDYIVDKDVVIKTMTAEGKERGRNPDVSVVSASLWNANALAYGAILEPLQLAVEVVSTNWEDDYIDKLDEYQRLGISEYWIVDYLAIASRSYLGYPKVPTISIYQLQGNQYQVQRYIGSDRIMSPTFPDLALTVEQIINSSQIQKL
- the cofH gene encoding 7,8-didemethyl-8-hydroxy-5-deazariboflavin synthase subunit CofH, producing MLASHRLTVEAILDRAGEGNDLSGAEGLVLLQQTDPEAIAKIRQTADYLREKQVGNVVTYVINRNINFTNICEQHCSFCAFRRDADEDGAYWLDISQILEKATDGVQRGATEICMQGGLNLKAKIKGKSLSYYLHLMESLKTAFPKLHLHAFSPQEVQFIAREDSISYAEVITSLRDAGVGSMPGTAAEVLVDRVRKIICPEKIDTATWLEIVATAHRLGVPTTSTMLCGQIETAEEQIIHLEKLRSLQQKSLNSGYSAHITEFILLPFVGQEAPKPLRNRVGRDQPILSDTLLLNAVSRIFLGNWIVNHQPSWVKIGLAGATEALKWGCNDIGGTLMEEHITTMAGAQGGTCMEVPDLQQAITSLNRPYRQRDTLYGRIQKT
- a CDS encoding glycosyltransferase family 39 protein — its product is MRYFSTHKILQPHWWLILWVVIGASCRFWNLTAKPVWIDEFATMVFSLGHRFTQVPINRVISLDELIAPLKIAPVASSWDVAQVVVTDDLHPPIYFVLANWWLHLFPATPDGYLSVWVARSLPAIFGVISILGMYLLGKVAFKSELVAQLAAAFIAVSPYGIFIAQEARHYTLGVLLIIASLICLAIALHHLSNSTSIPIWWVLRWIVINILALFTHYFASISLAAQGLVLLWLLVRQWLYLGAIPPFNRQYWFRIILVALGTGTGVIGWIKVWVQNYDSQLSAWIKGNPPFVLWLINPIVQLAASIITMLCLLPVEAPQLWIIIASGLVMLLFLLWILPLLNRGLKYQWKEATTGLIAQAFTGFVGCAIALFWLVTYVLGYDITRGARYSFAYFPGVILLIAISLAGVWRLNLTQTRFIKQKWQLPINSRQAIVIVWIMGLLGAMTVSNNLGYRKYYQPELFIPQLQTSTSSQILIATTHNTLIQTGEMMGIAWEWRRTKGVSQPPQFLLAHQDTKECVSYDCEATKLLQATVAKIPKPLDLWLVNFNSPKVLDEQKCINVSQGGFYGYGYEHFQCGTAQKS
- a CDS encoding iron uptake porin; amino-acid sequence: MSKVLWKSLLLSPTLVAVSLLGTSSAFAAQPVEEIPAVQASENQIAQSNPFGTPSNEQQPAPTNTQNLDQMLRYSNEGNGNTEAQVTNVSQFSDVQSTDWAYEALSRVVEKYGCLQGYPDGTYRGKRALSRYEFAAGLNACLRQIEALIEAKGQNYVTKDDFEALQRLVEEFRTELATLGSRVDNLEGRVTFLEEHQFSTTTKLAGEAIFAYTDTLDNKATPGIFGDRVRLDLRTSFTGKDVLHTRLAAGNLANPIGSYYGIDTREGGQTFELSPGENNDIKLDWLAYYGQLNDNVKFYIAATGGIHSDYTNTNNPYFEDYDGGNGALSNFASESPIYRIGGGAGAAVKFNLGPAGISLGYLGENANNPTNTLNNNNGLFNGEYAALAQADFNLNDRFGLGLTYVRGRHVDGEIYDLGGGRGVVGTAQANRGGIPFGSDFNTNSYGLTASFRPSSSLSFSGFVMKTDAKGDVAGTEVKGDIWSYGVGVALPNFGKQGNVLGVFAGVEPTLRGLKVGGNQTNFGPRDNAYHVEAFYKYQLTDNISITPGVIWLSNPAQNSNNDSAIIGTLRTTFTF
- the lptC gene encoding LPS export ABC transporter periplasmic protein LptC, with amino-acid sequence MQLNCIFVFPSMCCAQAKSTFFLILSAIAVGCSSPNPTPVPVTPTPTPEPKLEGNISLKKLVLEQTDEKGLPLWKIKAQTANYSQDRQKALVNIPEGTLFQDGKLVLEVSAKEGEIWEDGKQVFLKGDIVATDPRNGAVLRGQELEWRPKEDLLIVRNNVTGTHPQIQAKAKSGRYLTRTQKLELTGDIIATSKDPSLQLKTQHLIWQIPNQLVTADKPLEVQRYQQNQFSDRIVGNSGVVNLKTKTATLKQNVQLVSIDPPIQINGNSANWNLNTQKVTSDLPLKIWHRQEQVLVTANRGEVNLQQKTAVLTGKAVAIANRNQARLSTNQIEWNIATQLLKTNSQVIYQQSNPPLKLTGSSGVGKLQDQTFVVSGGNNQRVVTEIIP